A part of Pseudomonas sp. HR96 genomic DNA contains:
- a CDS encoding alpha/beta hydrolase, with product MNRRQFILGSGTAVLMLKFAAAQAKDQITQRETIELWGGQPPGGGGPSGDEQLTSSGALSNIARPCLQVFRPLKPNGKAVMVAAGGGYKRMEMASEAWPAATWLTDRGYTAYVLVYRLPDEGWHDGNVVALQDAQRALRIVRSREPHVTLLGFSAGGHLLGMVATQGDAQSYPPQDAVDAQPAMAEGAALIYPIITLQSPYTHTSTHKILVGPHARAQDEAQWSVQNRVTARTPPMFLVQAEDDPISDPQNTLIMAAACEHQQVAVQMYRYTTGGHGFGLGKPGTPTMQWPEHYEQWLSRLGSA from the coding sequence ATGAATCGCCGTCAATTTATTCTGGGCAGCGGTACGGCAGTGCTGATGCTGAAGTTTGCGGCCGCTCAGGCCAAGGATCAGATCACCCAGCGCGAAACCATCGAACTGTGGGGCGGCCAGCCGCCAGGGGGAGGGGGCCCTTCGGGTGACGAACAGCTGACGTCGAGCGGCGCTCTGAGCAACATTGCTCGCCCTTGTCTGCAAGTGTTCAGGCCGCTCAAGCCCAATGGCAAGGCGGTGATGGTCGCTGCCGGCGGGGGCTATAAACGAATGGAAATGGCCAGTGAGGCATGGCCAGCGGCGACCTGGCTGACGGATCGAGGCTATACCGCTTATGTGCTGGTCTACCGTTTGCCAGATGAGGGTTGGCACGACGGCAACGTTGTGGCGCTGCAGGACGCGCAGCGGGCGCTGCGCATCGTTCGTAGCCGGGAACCTCATGTGACCCTGCTGGGTTTTTCGGCGGGGGGGCATCTGCTGGGTATGGTCGCCACCCAGGGTGACGCCCAGTCCTACCCACCGCAAGACGCTGTCGATGCCCAACCGGCCATGGCTGAAGGCGCGGCGTTGATCTATCCGATCATCACCTTGCAAAGTCCCTACACCCATACCTCGACCCACAAGATACTGGTGGGGCCGCACGCCCGGGCGCAGGACGAAGCGCAGTGGTCGGTGCAAAACCGTGTCACTGCCCGCACACCGCCGATGTTCCTGGTGCAGGCAGAAGACGATCCGATCTCCGATCCGCAGAACACGCTGATCATGGCGGCGGCCTGTGAGCATCAACAGGTTGCAGTGCAGATGTATCGGTACACCACAGGCGGCCACGGCTTTGGTCTCGGCAAACCGGGCACGCCGACGATGCAATGGCCTGAACACTATGAGCAGTGGCTGAGCCGCCTGGGTTCGGCTTAG
- a CDS encoding manganese catalase family protein has protein sequence MFIHNKRLQYTVRVAAPNPGLANLLLEQFGGAQGELAAAARYFTQGLAEDDPGRKDLLMDIATEELSHLEIVGSIICMLNKGAKGQLAEGVQEEGELYRAINGAGNDSHITSLLYGAGAPLVNSAGVPWTAAYVDSISEPTADFRSNIAAEARAKIVYERLMNVTDDPGVKEALGFLMTREIAHQLSFEKALHAIQPNFPQGKLPGMPEFTNKYFSMSEPSLRGPWNEGGQWEYVESPTPAVDGGDGSASVELSSADMQVLEALKLRTQSDPSANPVTGADLGSGLVQGKE, from the coding sequence ATGTTCATTCACAACAAGCGTCTTCAATATACCGTGCGCGTTGCTGCGCCCAATCCTGGCCTGGCCAACCTGCTGCTAGAGCAGTTCGGTGGCGCCCAGGGCGAACTGGCGGCGGCCGCGCGTTACTTCACCCAGGGTCTGGCCGAAGACGATCCAGGGCGCAAAGACCTGCTGATGGACATCGCCACCGAGGAGCTCAGCCACCTGGAGATCGTCGGTTCAATCATCTGCATGCTGAACAAAGGCGCCAAGGGCCAGCTGGCCGAGGGCGTTCAGGAAGAAGGCGAGCTGTACCGCGCCATCAACGGCGCCGGCAACGACTCGCACATCACCAGCCTTTTGTACGGCGCCGGCGCGCCCCTGGTGAACTCGGCCGGCGTGCCCTGGACCGCCGCTTACGTGGACTCGATCAGCGAACCCACTGCGGATTTTCGCTCCAACATCGCCGCGGAGGCGCGCGCCAAGATCGTCTACGAGCGCCTGATGAACGTGACCGATGATCCTGGTGTGAAAGAGGCGCTGGGCTTTTTGATGACCCGCGAAATCGCCCACCAGCTGTCGTTCGAAAAAGCGCTGCATGCCATTCAGCCGAACTTCCCCCAAGGCAAACTGCCGGGCATGCCGGAGTTCACCAACAAATACTTCAGCATGTCCGAGCCAAGCCTGCGTGGCCCGTGGAACGAGGGCGGGCAGTGGGAATACGTCGAGTCGCCGACGCCGGCCGTCGATGGCGGTGACGGCTCGGCGTCGGTTGAATTGAGCAGCGCTGATATGCAGGTGCTGGAAGCGCTGAAGTTGCGTACCCAGTCCGACCCTTCGGCCAACCCGGTGACTGGCGCCGATCTGGGCTCAGGGCTGGTGCAGGGCAAGGAATAA
- a CDS encoding zinc-dependent alcohol dehydrogenase has translation MRALTWQGPNHLQVDTVDDPTILNPRDVIIRVTLSSVCGSDLHLLGGYVPSMQAGDIIGHEFLGEVVETGSAVTGLHKGDRVITISIIGCGECEHCQRSDFSCCDNSNPNPSATDLAYGQPCCGIIGYSHAFGGYAGSHATYIRVPFADVNLFKVPESVTDEQAVFVSDAAPTGYFAADQAGIQPGDTVAVWGCGAVGLMAISSAWLLGAGRVIAIDRIPERLRLARQKGRAEVINYETTDVHQALLEMTGGRGPDRCIDCVGMEAHGTEVDYLYDKTKQLLRLHTERGTVLRQAIRACRKGGTVSIVGVYGGLLDKFPMGAIVNKALTLRAGQQPGQRYAKRLFEHIEKGELDTAYLLTHPMSLEDAVQGYAMFKEKTDHCLRAVFKP, from the coding sequence ATGCGCGCATTGACCTGGCAGGGCCCCAACCATCTGCAAGTCGACACCGTCGATGACCCCACGATCCTCAATCCGCGCGACGTGATCATCCGCGTGACCTTGTCCTCGGTGTGCGGCTCCGACCTGCATCTGCTGGGCGGCTACGTGCCGAGCATGCAGGCGGGCGACATCATCGGCCACGAGTTTCTCGGCGAGGTCGTCGAGACCGGATCAGCCGTCACTGGCCTGCACAAAGGCGACCGGGTCATCACCATCTCTATCATCGGCTGCGGCGAGTGCGAACACTGCCAGCGCAGCGACTTCTCGTGCTGCGACAACTCCAACCCCAACCCTTCGGCCACCGACCTGGCCTATGGGCAGCCCTGCTGCGGCATCATCGGCTACAGCCATGCCTTCGGCGGCTACGCCGGCAGCCATGCCACCTACATTCGAGTGCCCTTCGCCGACGTCAACCTGTTCAAGGTGCCCGAAAGCGTCACTGACGAACAGGCGGTATTCGTTTCGGACGCCGCGCCCACCGGCTACTTCGCCGCCGACCAGGCCGGCATCCAGCCCGGTGACACCGTGGCGGTGTGGGGCTGCGGCGCGGTGGGCCTGATGGCCATCAGCAGCGCCTGGTTGCTGGGCGCCGGCCGAGTCATCGCCATCGATCGCATCCCCGAGCGGCTGCGCCTGGCTCGGCAGAAGGGCAGGGCCGAGGTGATCAATTACGAGACCACCGATGTGCACCAGGCGCTGCTGGAAATGACCGGAGGCCGCGGCCCGGATCGCTGCATCGATTGCGTGGGCATGGAAGCCCACGGCACCGAGGTCGACTACCTGTACGACAAGACCAAACAGCTGCTGCGCCTGCACACCGAGCGCGGCACCGTGCTGCGCCAGGCGATTCGCGCCTGCCGCAAAGGCGGCACGGTGTCGATCGTCGGGGTCTACGGCGGCCTGCTCGACAAATTTCCCATGGGCGCCATCGTCAACAAGGCGCTGACACTGCGCGCCGGCCAGCAGCCCGGGCAACGCTATGCCAAGCGTCTGTTCGAGCACATCGAAAAGGGCGAACTGGACACGGCTTACCTGCTCACTCACCCGATGAGCCTGGAGGATGCAGTGCAGGGCTATGCCATGTTCAAGGAGAAAACCGACCATTGCCTGCGGGCGGTTTTCAAACCCTGA
- a CDS encoding SRPBCC family protein, translating to MPRHLPSTAVTSVAPSREHPNLGPAQRLFSISAGLALILNGLRHRSPLGVVQAAVGLGAAWRGYTGVCKLTHQLDHTAYEHFLQKDAGWSSSKAVSRSVTINRPRAEVFAFFLDPHNLAPLMPWVQSAQAIDAHSSRWTASGPLDRQLSWTIKQNVIRQDQALQWDTAYQGPWKHRIEASFSDGPQGRGTEVRVVLAVEPYPGSAAYALASAIAQFTDRAVLNLLRQIKQQLETGEVATNRMHADHQAAKASAPITLDQPQEDW from the coding sequence ATGCCTAGACACCTTCCCTCGACGGCAGTCACATCTGTCGCCCCGTCGCGCGAGCATCCAAACCTGGGACCTGCGCAGCGGCTGTTTTCGATATCTGCTGGCCTGGCCCTGATCCTCAACGGCCTCAGGCACCGTAGCCCTCTGGGCGTCGTGCAGGCGGCCGTCGGCCTGGGCGCCGCCTGGCGCGGCTATACGGGTGTGTGCAAGCTGACCCATCAGCTCGACCACACGGCCTATGAGCACTTCCTGCAGAAGGACGCCGGGTGGAGCAGCAGCAAGGCCGTGTCGCGGTCCGTCACCATCAACCGCCCGCGCGCAGAGGTGTTCGCCTTTTTTCTTGATCCGCACAACCTGGCGCCGCTGATGCCCTGGGTTCAGAGCGCCCAGGCCATCGATGCCCACAGCTCGCGCTGGACGGCATCCGGCCCGCTGGACAGGCAACTGAGCTGGACGATCAAACAGAACGTCATCCGCCAGGACCAGGCCCTGCAATGGGACACCGCTTACCAAGGGCCCTGGAAGCACCGCATCGAGGCCAGCTTCAGTGACGGGCCTCAGGGCAGGGGGACGGAGGTGAGGGTGGTGCTGGCCGTCGAACCCTACCCCGGCAGCGCCGCCTATGCGCTGGCCAGCGCCATTGCCCAGTTCACCGACCGAGCCGTGCTCAACCTGTTGCGCCAGATCAAGCAGCAGCTGGAAACCGGCGAAGTGGCCACCAACCGGATGCATGCCGATCACCAGGCGGCCAAGGCCAGTGCGCCGATTACCCTCGATCAGCCGCAGGAGGATTGGTGA
- a CDS encoding PBS lyase: protein MALIKQWLTRLRNHQAPVTPWAAQRLDEAMHWLGNAEQRPDWLAFSTHPNGFIREVAVRTLRDQPSPSALAALIERLNDWVPQVRDLARQGLDDYLSPAHVQTWLLVLEPLMALASRYRADHNPTLRQVRQLLEAPEARDAVHAHFLTRQGRAARYLFELLLEQSFDRQALLTDALAHRELTVRLAAVAASQRLPNGQALELLEQALPHQGAKVRVCVIRALLPLLEQPQPLLRQALLDSARSIRRLARWAAPAQDVDPHALLLERQANVLPEVKREWLGILGLAAELEVQLQPRWVTAATRSRYPSVRQAVIRQLGESHSPELLAALDDPADSVFLAAANQLNSLPWASLQARLDAKLDKDWHELSDQRRQALMGLRPQWQQVAYLLTRMTAEPTAGTYWAQQISRWCEQQYRAVDPTTGSATRAQLIEQLRGLVSAGLVSRAEFARVAT, encoded by the coding sequence GTGGCACTGATCAAGCAATGGCTGACCCGACTGCGCAATCATCAAGCGCCCGTCACGCCATGGGCCGCCCAACGCCTTGACGAGGCGATGCATTGGCTCGGCAACGCCGAACAGCGCCCGGACTGGCTGGCATTTTCCACGCACCCCAACGGCTTCATCCGCGAGGTGGCGGTCAGGACGTTGCGCGACCAGCCCTCCCCCAGTGCCTTGGCCGCCTTGATCGAGCGATTGAACGATTGGGTGCCACAAGTTCGCGATCTGGCCAGGCAGGGCCTGGATGATTATCTATCGCCCGCCCATGTTCAGACCTGGCTGTTGGTGCTCGAGCCGCTCATGGCGCTGGCGTCGCGTTACAGGGCAGACCACAACCCAACGCTAAGGCAGGTGCGCCAGCTGCTAGAGGCGCCCGAGGCTCGCGACGCTGTCCATGCACACTTTCTGACCCGACAAGGCCGCGCGGCGCGCTACCTGTTCGAGTTGTTGCTGGAGCAGAGCTTCGATAGGCAGGCGCTGCTCACAGACGCATTGGCCCATCGCGAGTTGACGGTGCGCCTGGCAGCCGTGGCTGCCAGCCAGCGCTTGCCGAATGGGCAAGCCCTGGAATTGCTGGAACAAGCCCTTCCTCACCAGGGCGCCAAGGTCCGGGTCTGCGTCATTCGTGCCCTGCTGCCCTTGCTGGAGCAGCCACAACCGCTGTTGCGCCAGGCGTTGCTGGACTCTGCGCGGTCCATCCGCCGTCTGGCACGCTGGGCCGCGCCGGCACAGGATGTCGACCCACACGCGCTATTGCTCGAGCGCCAGGCAAACGTCCTTCCCGAAGTGAAGCGCGAGTGGCTGGGTATCCTTGGGCTGGCGGCAGAACTCGAGGTCCAATTGCAGCCCCGCTGGGTGACGGCAGCCACCCGCTCCCGGTACCCCTCCGTGCGCCAGGCGGTGATCAGGCAACTCGGCGAAAGCCATTCACCCGAGCTGCTGGCGGCGCTCGACGACCCTGCCGACTCGGTCTTTCTGGCAGCGGCGAACCAGCTGAACTCACTACCCTGGGCTTCGCTGCAGGCCAGGCTGGACGCCAAACTGGACAAGGACTGGCATGAGCTGTCCGACCAACGCCGGCAGGCCCTCATGGGGCTGCGCCCACAATGGCAACAAGTGGCCTACCTGCTGACACGAATGACTGCAGAGCCTACGGCTGGCACGTATTGGGCGCAGCAGATCAGCCGGTGGTGCGAACAGCAGTATCGGGCCGTCGATCCCACCACTGGCAGCGCCACGCGGGCGCAGCTGATCGAGCAATTGCGCGGCCTGGTATCCGCAGGGCTTGTCAGCCGTGCCGAGTTTGCCCGCGTAGCGACATGA
- a CDS encoding RNA-binding domain-containing protein — MSSNEPSSNVFMHRHTLYTLATQGEIGSAVIEALLPKGIPLEYERELWDYKLLLPQKTKGKKLTQEESAIYDGALCEIIKDAVAFHNSYGGYIVVGVKDSPKEIVGFEGEFDCDEFNKRITAFTGRKIPCFFEKHAVTAQAKRYTVGLLFIPKRGDNEIPVQFTKDADQKNTKRAFSRNDIYLRVDDQCIPAKSTENFALLYTPGRRVINAERYVTNLPILDTNLGPRDPGFIDFVGREAYISSLWKWFVDRFNPVKLLAGIGGVGKTALAREFSEQVARAAPFEFQKIVWLSAKKQFFTAVQGKYVASTRVDFEGTDSMLRKICLELGLLEEEVKEDASREELIELTINALRDMPALIVIDDIDSLEPDQQHDTFHTLLSIFSQTIGKSPVGSRALLTARLDLGAGAGQVIRVKGLEFDEFVDFINMTSEALELHTRFEANAKRTERFHVLTEGSPTFASSVLRLVSLGESVEKALIKWQNADGEDVRRFAFQRELDQLSDAARATLYALCILSESHLVELSTILTRSEQQVRDDFAELRRYHLITNAESHLPGGNRIAVPSSIRMMKDILKEKIKNPKRIESDCAKSRSKNGKSKKDIGYDVKRIVSLWAAGAPDEALEHSIVLDKQHPNHPDVKCLLGRAYLQIEQPDPRKAEVNLRTAHELECRRPELLTLWIEAKSLMGDWSGVLDITAFSEKKVPDVDILLARANAVENLAQIDIKARSYMSAASRCREAGIEINNVFKMNKATGAVVDLKQARKNLLATYFYLTKNNTSDADDYIDIWLASVFCFDSFVRSPRILYIGLEYLKAWWDAVEQRDDFNAKTEAAMNVQLETLAHIHGTIKKQEGVDEDLVEAFKLGLDELRLRLKKYIS; from the coding sequence ATGAGCTCTAACGAACCAAGTAGCAATGTTTTCATGCATCGCCATACCCTTTACACCCTGGCGACTCAAGGTGAAATTGGCTCAGCTGTGATTGAGGCTTTGCTGCCCAAGGGTATACCGTTGGAGTATGAGCGTGAGTTATGGGACTACAAGCTTCTCCTTCCACAGAAAACCAAGGGCAAGAAGCTTACGCAAGAAGAATCAGCGATATACGATGGTGCGCTTTGCGAAATCATCAAAGACGCTGTTGCCTTCCATAACTCTTACGGTGGATATATTGTCGTAGGCGTTAAGGACAGCCCGAAGGAGATTGTTGGGTTCGAAGGGGAATTCGACTGCGACGAATTTAACAAGCGCATTACCGCTTTCACGGGGCGGAAAATCCCTTGTTTCTTTGAGAAACACGCCGTCACCGCACAAGCTAAAAGATATACAGTTGGTCTGCTTTTCATTCCCAAACGGGGTGACAATGAAATCCCGGTCCAATTCACTAAAGACGCTGATCAAAAAAATACTAAGCGCGCATTCAGCCGGAATGACATCTACCTACGAGTGGACGACCAATGCATTCCGGCCAAGTCCACAGAAAACTTTGCGCTTCTGTACACGCCGGGCAGGCGTGTTATAAATGCTGAGCGTTATGTTACGAATTTGCCGATCCTAGATACTAATTTGGGTCCTAGGGATCCTGGTTTCATCGACTTTGTAGGACGAGAGGCTTACATATCAAGTTTATGGAAATGGTTCGTCGACCGTTTCAATCCAGTGAAACTCCTTGCTGGGATTGGGGGCGTTGGCAAGACAGCTCTTGCCCGCGAATTTAGCGAGCAGGTAGCGCGCGCAGCACCGTTCGAATTCCAGAAGATTGTCTGGCTCAGCGCGAAGAAGCAGTTTTTTACCGCAGTGCAGGGAAAATACGTCGCCTCCACGCGAGTAGACTTTGAAGGCACTGATAGCATGCTCAGAAAAATTTGCCTTGAGCTGGGCTTGCTAGAAGAAGAAGTCAAGGAAGACGCCTCACGAGAAGAGTTAATCGAGCTAACCATCAACGCACTGCGTGATATGCCAGCACTAATAGTCATTGATGATATCGATTCACTCGAGCCAGATCAGCAACACGACACCTTCCATACACTGCTATCCATATTCAGCCAAACTATAGGAAAGTCTCCTGTAGGTTCACGAGCGTTGCTAACAGCTCGTTTGGATTTGGGTGCCGGCGCAGGGCAAGTCATCCGAGTAAAGGGCCTAGAATTCGACGAGTTTGTTGATTTCATTAACATGACGTCAGAAGCGCTAGAGCTACATACACGCTTTGAGGCCAATGCAAAGCGTACTGAACGGTTCCATGTCTTGACTGAAGGTTCTCCAACATTTGCTTCCTCGGTACTTCGATTGGTATCTCTAGGGGAGTCAGTTGAAAAGGCGTTGATCAAATGGCAAAACGCCGATGGAGAAGACGTACGCCGCTTCGCTTTTCAGAGGGAACTTGACCAACTTTCCGACGCTGCACGCGCAACCTTGTACGCGTTGTGCATTCTCTCCGAGAGCCACTTAGTTGAACTTAGCACTATACTCACTAGAAGTGAGCAACAGGTAAGAGACGATTTTGCGGAGCTAAGGCGATACCACCTCATCACTAACGCAGAATCTCATCTTCCGGGCGGAAACCGGATCGCAGTCCCTTCAAGCATCCGTATGATGAAGGACATCCTGAAAGAAAAAATTAAGAATCCAAAACGGATTGAATCAGATTGCGCTAAGTCGAGATCAAAAAATGGCAAGTCAAAAAAAGACATTGGCTATGACGTGAAACGAATCGTGTCGTTGTGGGCAGCTGGAGCACCAGACGAAGCTCTGGAACACAGTATTGTACTCGACAAGCAGCACCCAAATCATCCTGACGTAAAATGTCTCCTTGGGCGTGCCTACCTGCAAATCGAGCAACCGGACCCTCGAAAGGCAGAGGTCAACTTGCGCACTGCACATGAACTCGAATGTAGACGCCCAGAGCTACTAACATTATGGATAGAAGCTAAATCGTTAATGGGTGATTGGAGTGGAGTATTAGACATTACAGCTTTCAGCGAGAAAAAAGTGCCTGATGTGGACATTTTGCTCGCAAGAGCTAATGCCGTTGAAAACCTAGCTCAAATCGACATTAAGGCTCGGAGCTACATGTCTGCGGCTTCCCGTTGTCGAGAAGCAGGCATTGAAATTAATAATGTTTTCAAAATGAACAAGGCTACCGGAGCAGTTGTAGATCTCAAACAGGCCCGAAAGAACCTTTTAGCAACTTATTTTTATCTAACAAAGAACAATACCTCTGATGCAGACGATTACATCGACATCTGGCTTGCCTCAGTATTCTGTTTTGACTCGTTTGTTCGAAGCCCGCGCATCCTCTACATAGGCTTGGAGTATCTTAAAGCGTGGTGGGATGCAGTCGAGCAGCGTGATGACTTTAACGCGAAAACCGAAGCCGCAATGAACGTTCAGCTCGAAACGCTTGCACACATTCACGGCACAATCAAGAAGCAGGAAGGGGTTGATGAGGACCTCGTGGAAGCCTTTAAGCTAGGGTTGGATGAACTTCGTCTTCGACTCAAAAAATACATAAGCTAA
- a CDS encoding RidA family protein, which yields MSKPTHTRIRMFNTKETYPNQSLDNDLCQAVRAGNTVYVRGQIGTDFDGNLVGLGNPQAQAEQAMKNVKQLLEEAGSDLSHIVKTTTYIIDPRYREPVYREVGKWLKGVFPISTGLVISGLGQPEWLMEIDVIAVIPDDWQAAAPAQE from the coding sequence ATGTCCAAGCCCACCCATACCCGTATTCGCATGTTCAACACCAAAGAGACCTACCCCAATCAGTCGCTGGACAACGACCTTTGCCAGGCGGTCAGGGCAGGCAACACGGTGTACGTCCGCGGCCAGATCGGCACCGATTTCGACGGCAACCTGGTCGGCCTGGGCAACCCCCAGGCCCAGGCCGAACAAGCGATGAAGAACGTCAAGCAACTGCTGGAAGAGGCCGGCTCCGACCTCTCGCACATCGTCAAGACCACCACCTACATTATCGACCCGCGCTACCGGGAGCCGGTGTATCGCGAAGTCGGCAAATGGCTCAAGGGGGTTTTCCCGATTTCCACCGGGCTGGTGATTTCCGGGCTGGGGCAGCCGGAGTGGCTGATGGAAATCGACGTGATTGCGGTGATTCCGGATGACTGGCAGGCAGCGGCGCCTGCGCAGGAATAG
- a CDS encoding alpha/beta hydrolase: MSSLKSYSVNANGIRQHVVEAGDGPPVILLHGFPETGYAWRFQIPVLAERYRVIVPDLRGYGETEKPATGYDKRNMALDIRELMRELDIPKVALVGHDRGARVATRFAKDFAPLLDRLVVMDNVPTRVVSRELDAKIAQAYWFFLFHLVPDLPEALIAGREHIWLRHFFSDWCHDPQTITGEAFDTYVKAYQAPGAVRGAMADYRANATDVAQDQEDADSKISVPTMSLWGADFQAVGKLFDMPKVWAEMADDLETHAIEQCGHLPQEEQPEQVNALLLKFLAPWKG, translated from the coding sequence ATGTCCAGCTTGAAAAGCTATTCGGTCAACGCCAACGGCATTCGCCAGCATGTCGTCGAGGCCGGCGATGGGCCGCCGGTGATTCTGCTGCATGGTTTTCCGGAAACCGGCTATGCGTGGCGCTTTCAGATTCCGGTGCTCGCCGAGCGTTACCGGGTCATAGTGCCGGACCTGCGCGGTTACGGCGAGACCGAGAAGCCTGCCACCGGCTACGACAAGCGCAACATGGCTTTGGACATCCGCGAGCTGATGCGCGAGCTGGACATTCCCAAGGTCGCGCTGGTGGGTCATGACCGCGGCGCTCGGGTGGCCACACGCTTTGCCAAGGATTTTGCGCCGCTGCTCGATCGACTGGTGGTGATGGACAATGTGCCCACCCGCGTCGTCTCCCGTGAGCTGGACGCCAAGATTGCCCAAGCGTACTGGTTCTTTCTGTTTCACCTGGTCCCGGACCTGCCGGAGGCATTGATCGCTGGACGCGAGCACATCTGGCTGCGGCATTTCTTTTCCGACTGGTGCCACGACCCGCAAACCATCACCGGTGAAGCCTTCGACACCTACGTCAAGGCCTATCAGGCGCCGGGCGCTGTGCGTGGGGCGATGGCCGACTACCGCGCCAACGCCACCGACGTCGCTCAGGACCAGGAAGATGCCGACAGCAAGATTTCGGTGCCGACGATGTCGTTGTGGGGCGCGGACTTTCAGGCGGTGGGCAAGCTCTTCGACATGCCCAAGGTCTGGGCCGAGATGGCCGACGACCTGGAGACCCACGCCATCGAGCAGTGCGGCCACCTGCCGCAGGAGGAGCAGCCGGAACAGGTGAACGCGCTGTTGTTGAAGTTTCTGGCGCCCTGGAAGGGTTGA
- a CDS encoding GNAT family N-acetyltransferase, which translates to MEWFDPMRDFFASRGMRHYAMTVSLPEVDIVARRVKSQAHSFAYPAPAYMALIEANGVVGHVHYGLSPLRDRLYIYRLEIEPEHRRQGLALSTLWRLHLQYRLPLVSLQPVSAFWASAAVILGQAGAHMSTAHASLESCRWAFLQPFEECLPPIGEFLESPQWAGILNAMGAA; encoded by the coding sequence ATGGAATGGTTTGACCCGATGCGCGACTTCTTCGCTTCACGAGGTATGCGCCACTATGCAATGACCGTATCGCTACCCGAGGTGGACATCGTGGCGCGGCGGGTAAAGAGCCAGGCCCACAGCTTCGCCTATCCGGCGCCTGCGTACATGGCATTGATCGAGGCGAACGGGGTGGTGGGGCATGTTCACTATGGCCTGAGTCCGCTGCGCGATCGCCTGTACATCTACAGGCTCGAGATCGAGCCGGAGCATCGTCGGCAAGGCTTGGCGCTGTCCACGCTATGGCGCTTGCACCTGCAATATCGCCTGCCCCTGGTGTCCCTGCAGCCGGTCTCGGCGTTCTGGGCTTCGGCGGCAGTCATCCTGGGGCAGGCCGGGGCGCATATGTCCACCGCCCATGCCAGCCTGGAGTCCTGCCGCTGGGCATTCTTGCAGCCCTTCGAAGAATGTCTGCCGCCCATCGGCGAGTTCCTGGAGTCGCCGCAGTGGGCTGGCATTCTCAACGCCATGGGCGCTGCGTGA
- a CDS encoding serine hydrolase domain-containing protein, whose product MLSSLLSNGQPTTPDRLEPVVPWWSFSKTVLAATALTLVRDGRVRLDELIPGQPFTLRQLLRHEAGLADYGELAAYHAAVENDEPAWPADDMLKRLDAARLRYSPGAGWGYSNVGYLFVARLIERLTERPLDQAVAERVLSPLGLANVRFARTRADMQSAQPAGTANYDPAWVYHGLLIGPVSQAAWLLDRLLGTDLLPVTLLEQMQTARILGGPLPGRPWLAPGYGLGVMQGAIVGGYTLCGHTGSGPGSVIAVYRVCDGDASACCAVFAAHGRQEAVEARVVEQLMQGLGRAH is encoded by the coding sequence ATGCTCAGTTCACTGCTGTCAAACGGTCAGCCGACCACACCGGATCGGCTTGAGCCGGTAGTGCCCTGGTGGAGCTTCAGCAAAACCGTGCTGGCTGCCACGGCCCTGACGCTGGTGCGTGATGGGCGGGTCCGGCTTGACGAGCTGATACCCGGCCAGCCGTTCACGCTGCGCCAGTTGCTGCGCCATGAGGCCGGTCTGGCCGACTACGGCGAACTGGCGGCTTATCACGCGGCGGTCGAGAACGACGAGCCGGCCTGGCCGGCCGATGACATGCTCAAGCGCCTCGACGCGGCTCGGCTGCGCTACAGCCCCGGAGCCGGTTGGGGCTATTCGAACGTCGGCTATCTGTTCGTCGCCAGGCTCATCGAACGGCTCACCGAGCGGCCGCTGGACCAGGCGGTCGCCGAGCGGGTGCTCTCGCCGCTGGGCCTGGCCAATGTCCGCTTTGCCAGGACCCGAGCCGACATGCAAAGCGCCCAGCCGGCAGGCACGGCAAACTATGACCCCGCCTGGGTGTACCACGGCTTGTTGATCGGCCCGGTTTCGCAGGCCGCGTGGTTACTCGATCGCCTGCTCGGCACCGACCTGCTGCCGGTAACCCTGCTCGAGCAGATGCAGACCGCGCGAATCCTCGGCGGGCCGCTACCCGGGCGCCCATGGCTCGCGCCAGGCTACGGACTGGGTGTGATGCAGGGGGCGATTGTCGGCGGCTATACGCTGTGCGGGCACACCGGCAGCGGGCCGGGCAGTGTCATTGCGGTCTATCGCGTGTGTGACGGCGATGCGTCGGCCTGTTGCGCGGTGTTTGCGGCGCACGGGCGTCAGGAGGCGGTGGAAGCCCGTGTGGTCGAACAGCTGATGCAAGGGCTTGGGCGGGCTCACTGA